Genomic segment of Gloeocapsa sp. PCC 7428:
TTCCGACGATGGAACAATAACATTATTTGGGACTTCGCGCGTACACTCTTTTAACCACGCTAGTTAAAGATGGCGATCGCCTGACCAAACACAACTTGGCATGACTTCTAAATTCTAAGACTTCTCGGTTAGAGTATCGTCATCTGGGTTAATGCCCAAAGACCTCAACCGCTGTGCTAGTCGTTCCGCGCGTTGGCGTTCTTGTTCCGCGCGTTGGCGTTCTTGTTCCGCGCGTTGGCGTTCTTGTTCTGCTTCAGTTGAAATCCAATTTCCTTTGCGATCGTACCAACGCAGCCACAGGCGATTAACTCCTGCATATTCGCCTTGCCATAAACCTAAACCGAGTGTTATGTCTGGCATCCAAACTTTAGATTCGGTAAGAGCGAGTTCTTGATAATGTCCTCCCTGTAAGCGAAAAACTTGTAAACGCCCAGTGTATCGACTGAAAACCACATAGTAGGGAATTCGTAAAATCTGTTCGTAAACCTGCCATTTTGTTGGCGGTTGGTTATCCTTTTGCTCTGTTCTTCCCAAATCTTCAGCTTCTGTATTGGGTGAAAGTAACTCAACAACCACAAATGGACTGACTCCCTCTTGCCAAATCACGTAGCTAAGACGCAAGTCTCGACCTTCGTAGAGTTTTGACACGCCGACTACACCGAACCAGTCTGGACGCTTGTAGCGGTTTGGATAGCGAACGTCGTAATAAAGATTCATGTCACTAGCACTAAACACCTGCTCAGGTGAATAGGCGGGAGGCTGAAACGTTATTCGTAATAATTCAGGT
This window contains:
- a CDS encoding Uma2 family endonuclease, whose protein sequence is MSFARYIEQTDPPRPAKETLPTMYDLPSEDPEEPGLPDEFHDLQPELLRITFQPPAYSPEQVFSASDMNLYYDVRYPNRYKRPDWFGVVGVSKLYEGRDLRLSYVIWQEGVSPFVVVELLSPNTEAEDLGRTEQKDNQPPTKWQVYEQILRIPYYVVFSRYTGRLQVFRLQGGHYQELALTESKVWMPDITLGLGLWQGEYAGVNRLWLRWYDRKGNWISTEAEQERQRAEQERQRAEQERQRAERLAQRLRSLGINPDDDTLTEKS